The following proteins are co-located in the Hevea brasiliensis isolate MT/VB/25A 57/8 chromosome 11, ASM3005281v1, whole genome shotgun sequence genome:
- the LOC110650356 gene encoding pre-mRNA-splicing factor ATP-dependent RNA helicase DEAH7, with protein MEPEQSSGGGLYVPGKQRVEFRAPQRKSLLGLDILANEKREKSESNGMFKVPRERITSVAASIDEGELESSGTDEVRDGESISVNNHVNRRYRETAAHEITHEESTVTQGETISDIYGSHHSRENVSSDDPSTIRSSRGIRSSSPRGGRDDRSNVRRDFKDDSRGESRNRNRHRDNSEESSHGRGDRRSYEREHSRDYDRKRGRYEGSRRTPGRFDWDDGRWEWEETPRRDSHSNTSQRHYYSPSPMFVGASPDARLVSPWLGSHTPSSIGSTASPWDQIAPSPVPIRASGSSAKSSSSRNGGKSHQLTFSSARSQSLEEEGADKAYSSEEHNHEITESMRLEMEYNSDRAWYDREEGNTMFDADSSSFFLGDDASFQKKEAELAKRLVRRDGTRMSLAQSKRLSQLTADNAQWEDRQLLRSGAVRGTEVQTNFDDEEERKVILLVHDTKPPFLDGRVVFTKQAEPIMPIKDPTSDMAIISRKGSALVREIHEKQSMNKSRQRFWELAGSKLGDILGVEKTAEQIDADTAVVGEEGEVDFKEDAKFAQHLKKEEAVSDFARSKSIAEQRQYLPIYSVREDLLQVVRENQVVVVVGETGSGKTTQLTQYLHEDGYTKSGIVGCTQPRRVAAMSVAKRVSEEMETELGDKVGYAIRFEDVTGPNTIIKYMTDGVLLRETLKDSDLDKYRVVVMDEAHERSLNTDVLFGILKKVVAQRRDFKLIVTSATLNAEKFSNFFGSVPIFHIPGRTFPVNILYSKTPCEDYVEGAVKQAMTIHITSPPGDILIFMTGQDEIEAACYALAERMEQLISTTKKAVPKLLILPIYSQLPADLQAKIFQKAEDGARKCIVATNIAETSLTVDGIFYVIDTGYGKMKVYNPRMGMDALQVFPVSRAAADQRAGRAGRTGPGTCYGLYTESAYLNEMLPSPVPEIQRTNLGNVVLLLKSLKIDNLLDFDFMDPPPQDNILNSMYQLWVLGALNNVGGLTDLGWKMVEFPLDPPLAKMLLMGEQLGCINEVLTIVSMLSVPSVFFRPKDRAEESDAAREKFFVPESDHLTLLNVYLQWKEHQYRGDWCNDHFLHVKGLRKAREVRSQLLDILKTLKIPLTSCGHDWDVIRKAICSAYFHNAARLKGVGEYVNCRNGMPCHLHPSSALYGLGYTPEYVVYHELILTTKEYMQCATAVEPQWLAELGPMFFSVKESDTSMLEHKKRQKEEKTAMEEEMEILRREQAEVEKESKERERQKRAKQQQQVSMPGLRQGSSTYLRPKKFGL; from the exons ATGGAACCTGAGCAGAGCAGCGGTGGAGGATTATATGTTCCTGGGAAGCAGAGAGTCGAGTTCAGAGCTCCTCAAAGGAAGTCCCTTTTAG GTTTGGACATCCTTGCAAATGAAAAACGGGAGAAATCTGAATCAAATGGCATGTTTAAGGTTCCAAGAGAAAGAATCACCTCTGTTGCAGCATCCATCGACGAGGGAGAACTTGAATCATCTGGAACAGATGAAGTCAGGGATGGTGAATCTATTAGTGTAAACAATCATGTAAATAGACGTTATCGTGAAACAGCTGCGCATGAGATCACTCATGAAG AAAGTACCGTGACTCAAGGAGAAACAATTAGTGATATTTATGGTAGTCATCACTCAAGAGAAAATGTATCATCAGAT GATCCTAGCACTATTAGGAGTTCTCGAGGTATCCGTTCAAGCAGTCCTAGGGGTGGGAGAGATGACCGCAGTAATGTGAGAAGAGATTTTAAGGATGATTCCAGGGGTGAAAGCAGGAATAGAAACCGGCATAGGGATAATAGTGAAGAGAGCAGTCATGGAAGGGGAGATCGTCGTTCGTATGAAAGAGAACATAGTAGAGATTATGACAGAAAACGAGGCAGATACGAAGGTTCAAGGAGGACACCAG GTAGATTTGACTGGGATGATGGGAGATGGGAATGGGAAGAAACTCCCCGTCGGGATAGTCACTCTAATACAAGCCAGCGCCATTATTATTCACCATCCCCGATGTTTGTTGGAGCCTCACCTGATGCACGATTAGTTTCCCCATGGTTGGGCAGCCATACACCTTCTTCTATTG GTTCTACCGCTTCTCCATGGGATCAGATTGCTCCCTCTCCAGTTCCGATTCGTGCCTCTGGATCTTCAGCTAAGTCTTCTAGTTCTAGGAATGGTGGGAAGTCCCATCAACTTACTTTCTCCTCTGCAAGGTCACAATCATTAGAG GAGGAAGGAGCAGATAAAGCTTATTCATCTGAGGAACACAATCATGAGATTACTGAAAGCATGCGCCTAGAGATGGAGTACAATTCTGATCGAGCATG GTATGATAGAGAAGAAGGTAACACAATGTTTGATGCTGATAGCTCATCTTTTTTCCTTGGAGATGATGCCTCATTCCAGAAAAAAGAAGCAGAATTGGCCAAAAGGCTG GTTCGAAGAGATGGCACCAGAATGTCACTTGCACAAAGCAAAAGGTTGTCTCAACTTACTGCTGACAATGCCCAATGGGAGGACCGGCAATTATTAAGATCTGGAGCTGTTAGGGGTACTGAAGTGCAGACTAATTTTGATGACGAGGAAGAACGCAAGGTCATTCTTCTTGTACATG ATACAAAACCTCCATTCCTGGATGGAAGAGTTGTTTTTACTAAACAAGCAGAGCCTATAATGCCCATAAAAGATCCTACCTCAGACATGGCCATTATTTCACGCAAAGGATCTGCTTTGGTTAGAGAAATTCATGAGAAGCAAAGTATGAATAAGTCACGCCAGCGTTTTTGGGAGCTTGCTGGCTCAAAACTTGGTGATATTCTTGGTGTTGAGAAGACAGCAGAACAG ATTGATGCCGATACAGCTGTAGTAGGTGAAGAAGGTGAAGTTGATTTTAAGGAAGATGCAAAATTTGCACAGCATTTGAAAAAGGAGGAAGCTGTGAGTGATTTTGCAAGGTCAAAATCCATTGCTGAGCAGCGACAATATCTGCCCATATATTCAGTGCGAGAGGATTTATTACAG GTGGTTCGTGAAAATCAGGTGGTGGTTGTTGTTGGAGAAACTGGTTCAGGAAAGACTACTCAACTGACACAG tatCTACACGAAGATGGGTATACAAAAAGTGGTATAGTTGGTTGCACCCAACCAAGGCGTGTGGCAGCCATGAGTGTTGCAAAGAGAGTTAGCGAAGAGATGGAAACTGAATTGGGAGATAAGGTTGGTTATGCTATCCGTTTTGAGGATGTGACTGGGCCAAACACCATAATTAAG TATATGACTGATGGAGTGCTATTGCGTGAAACTCTGAAAGATTCTGATCTTGACAAGTATCG GGTTGTAGTCATGGATGAAGCACATGAAAGATCGTTAAACACAGATGTTTTGTTTGGAATACTAAAAAAGGTGGTTGCCCAGCGTCGTGACTTCAAGCTCATTGTGACATCTGCAACTCTAAATGCTGAGAAATTTTCTAATTTCTTTGGAAG TGTTCCAATTTTCCACATTCCAGGAAGAACATTCCCAGTGAATATCTTGTACAGCAAAACGCCTTGTGAAGATTACGTTGAAGGAGCAGTGAAGCAAGCAATGACCATCCACATTACAAGTCCTCCAGGTGACATACTTATTTTTATGACCGGCCAAGATGAGATAGAAGCAGCCTGCTATGCCCTTGCTGAGCGCATGGAACAACTTATATCTACGACAAAAAAAGCAGTCCCTAAGCTCTTGATACTGCCTATATACTCCCAACTACCAGCTGATTTGCAAGCCAAGATATTCCAGAAAGCTGAGGATGGGGCCCGCAAATGCATCGTTGCCACAAACATTGCAGAAACGTCGCTGACAGTTGATGGAATTTTTTATGTTATTGATACAGGATATGGTAAAATGAAAGTTTACAATCCTAGGATGGGCATGGATGCTCTCCAAGTTTTCCCTGTTAGCCGTGCTGCTGCTGATCAGCGTGCTGGACGTGCTGGTAGAACTGGCCCTGGCACGTGTTATGGGCTTTATACAGAAAGTGCATACCTAAATGAAATGCTGCCCAGTCCAGTGCCAGAGATCCAGAGGACCAACCTTGGTAATGTGGTTTTGTTGCTCAAGTCTCTGAAGATTGACAACTTGCTAGATTTTGATTTCATGGACCCACCTCCACAGGATAACATCCTTAATTCAATGTATCAGTTGTGGGTCTTGGGTGCACTCAACAATGTTGGAGGCCTAACTGATCTTGGCTGGAAAATGGTGGAGTTTCCTCTAGACCCCCCACTAGCTAAGATGCTCTTGATGGGAGAACAACTAGGATGTATAAATGAGGTTTTGACAATTGTGTCAATGCTTTCAGTGCCATCAGTGTTTTTCCGGCCCAAAGATAGGGCAGAGGAGAGTGATGCTGCAAGGGAAAAATTTTTTGTTCCCGAATCTGACCACCTGACTCTGCTTAATGTTTATTTGCAATGGAAAGAGCATCAATACCGTGGAGATTGGTGCAACGATCACTTTTTGCATGTCAAAGGATTACGGAAGGCTAGAGAAGTCAGATCCCAGCTTCTAGATATTCTCAAAACTTTGAAAATTCCATTAACTTCTTGTGGTCATGATTGGGATGTTATACGAAAGGCCATATGTTCTGCATATTTTCACAATGCTGCAAGATTAAAGGGTGTTGGGGAATATGTTAATTGCAGGAATGGAATGCCATGCCATCTTCACCCAAGCAGTGCCTTATATGGTTTAGGTTATACTCCAGAGTACGTGGTATATCATGAATTGATTTTGACAACAAAGGAATACATGCAGTGTGCCACTGCAGTGGAGCCCCAGTGGTTGGCTGAGCTGGGGCCAATGTTTTTTTCTGTGAAGGAATCGGACACATCTATGTTGGAGCACAAGAAAAGGCAAAAGGAAgaaaaaacggcaatggaggaagaGATGGAAATTTTGAGAAGGGAGCAAGCAGAGGTAGAGAAAGAGAGCAAGGAAAGGGAAAGGCAAAAGAGGGCAAAGCAGCAGCAGCAAGTCTCTATGCCAGGGCTGCGACAAGGCTCTTCCACTTATTTGAGACCAAAAAAGTTTGGTTTGTAA
- the LOC110650359 gene encoding LOW QUALITY PROTEIN: transcription factor MYB90 (The sequence of the model RefSeq protein was modified relative to this genomic sequence to represent the inferred CDS: substituted 1 base at 1 genomic stop codon), producing the protein MAFPVQVQYSLPAGVVDHLQFHNLYQWSMHYWTNTPLAIRTSFFTNLETQQPASLKQTVRYEENNWLFKGRLLWLNYLRPGIKRGNFSDDEEELIIRLHKLLGNRXSLIAGRLPGRTDNEIKNYWNTILAKRAQELQLTLPKLEKKQPPSPGTIPKLMCQSIQTPAGTTATQQQDVQLVNVAMGPLLENAQLCELDYLKDFNVEEFGQILDSDYLTKASGANDNNMKEEEMDGINKSGAAEFPAVKFEGNGCVETDFMSQLVSFLDSDVEWPPTTSITNIYGSGERSPEHVTSL; encoded by the exons ATGGCATTTCCAGTGCAAGTTCAATACTCCCTGCCTGCAGGAGTCGTTGATCATCttcaatttcataatttgtatcag TGGTCCATGCACTATTGGACAAATACGCCTCTGGCTATAAGAACGAGTTTCTTCACCAATTTGGAAACCCAACAGCCAGCTTCTTTGAAACAGACGGTGAGATATGAGGAGAACAACTGGCTCTTCAAAGGAAG GCTTCTTTGGTTGAATTACCTGAGACCTGGCATAAAGAGAGGGAACTTCTCAGACGATGAAGAAGAACTCATTATCAGGCTCCACAAGCTTTTAGGCAACAGATGATCTCTAATAGCAGGAAGACTTCCAGGGCGAACAGATAATGAAATAAAGAATTACTGGAACACCATTTTAGCTAAGAGGGCACAAGAGTTGCAATTGACCCTGCCTAAACTTGAGAAGAAACAACCTCCATCTCCAGGGAcaataccaaaactgatgtgtcAAAGCATTCAAACACCTGCAGGCACGACAGCGACTCAGCAACAAGATGTTCAACTAGTTAATGTGGCAATGGGACCATTATTAGAAAATGCGCAGCTGTGTGAGTTGGACTATCTGAAGGATTTTAATGTGGAAGAATTTGGTCAGATTCTTGATTCAGACTACTTGACAAAGGCAAGTGGTGCGAATGATAATAAcatgaaagaagaagaaatggatgGGATTAATAAGAGTGGAGCAGCAGAGTTTCCTGCAGTGAAATTTGAGGGCAATGGATGTGTTGAAACTGATTTCATGTCACAGCTGGTTTCCTTTCTTGATTCAGATGTGGAATGGCCACCGACAACATCAATCACTAACATATATGGTTCCGGAGAGAGATCTCCAGAACATGTGACTAGTTTATGA
- the LOC110650360 gene encoding flowering-promoting factor 1-like protein 2, translating into MSGVWVFNPNGVITTQNTSKRKVLVHLPTDQVISSYSSLEQILRELGWERYYGGDPDLFQFHKQSSIDLISLPRDFSKFTSVYMYDIVIKNPNVFHVRNM; encoded by the coding sequence ATGTCAGGAGTTTGGGTTTTCAATCCTAATGGCGTAATAACTACCCAAAATACTTCCAAGAGAAAGGTTTTGGTGCACTTGCCAACAGACCAAGTCATATCTTCTTACTCTTCTCTGGAGCAGATACTGAGAGAATTAGGGTGGGAAAGGTACTATGGGGGGGACCCTGACCTCTTCCAATTCCACAAACAATCTTCCATTGACCTAATCTCTCTTCCAAGGGATTTCTCCAAGTTCACCTCGGTTTACATGTACGATATTGTGATTAAGAACCCCAATGTCTTCCACGTCCGCAATATGTGA